A single Gemmatimonadota bacterium DNA region contains:
- a CDS encoding SPOR domain-containing protein: MRYDFPLKTPVQVALLALCLLFGMNLAGCAWLLGQRAPATSPPAPQPEAQEPESQEPEAQAPDDDASRPDGALMGNQAKAASETSVNATVAEPILGYRVQLYSFTSRESAEAALQQVEQTLSEWSYGVYVDEKSNSFKVRVGDFKEKADADILRDWLRTRGFVDAWTARTLIKTR, encoded by the coding sequence ATGCGGTATGACTTTCCGTTGAAAACGCCAGTCCAGGTTGCTTTGTTGGCATTGTGTCTTCTGTTCGGCATGAATCTGGCGGGCTGCGCGTGGCTGCTCGGGCAGCGGGCACCCGCCACTTCGCCTCCGGCGCCTCAACCCGAAGCGCAGGAGCCCGAATCGCAGGAACCCGAAGCGCAGGCGCCCGATGACGACGCGTCACGACCTGATGGGGCGTTGATGGGTAATCAGGCCAAAGCGGCTTCCGAAACCTCCGTCAACGCCACGGTAGCAGAACCCATCCTGGGATACAGAGTCCAGCTTTATTCGTTTACGAGCCGCGAATCGGCCGAAGCCGCACTACAGCAGGTGGAGCAAACGTTGTCGGAATGGTCGTATGGCGTCTACGTGGATGAGAAATCCAACAGCTTCAAGGTGCGCGTGGGCGACTTCAAGGAAAAGGCCGATGCCGACATCCTGCGTGACTGGCTGAGAACCAGGGGGTTTGTCGATGCCTGGACGGCCAGGACCCTGATTAAGACGCGCTGA
- a CDS encoding tetratricopeptide repeat protein, with product MFLRKVSICVLFALGFALLIPVAADAQKIELRSAKIYIRETPPQWDKAMALLETALEKDPGNNDAHYLLGLIHYYRGNFDTMFQNWETVTFDDLDKKDKEQFRNTLGSMIRTNYQTGQQSFEKEEYADAAQFYGRSVNATSMLQDILRSIGKKKEAEEADGLEPAKQQRYLYWGYAALNSKDYEGSRMALEKLTEADPNKFEAWDGLINVYYNTQVWDKVVIACDRIIELSEAVDLNTYLIKRDAYFNVADTANVITTYEQAMEAFPEEKSLYRELGSIHSSKNNLEKAIEVLEKGTAAIPEDQDLLRYLGTNYYNKGLSDRDGGNVEASSAAFNGAIESMNKLLVLEPKSIEAHDILGDSYAGLASIETDEARKMELFTKGEEHQKTKMDLITSGEGM from the coding sequence ATGTTTTTAAGAAAGGTTTCCATCTGCGTATTGTTTGCCCTCGGCTTCGCCCTGTTGATACCGGTCGCCGCCGACGCGCAGAAAATCGAGCTTCGTTCCGCGAAGATCTACATCCGCGAAACGCCCCCTCAGTGGGACAAGGCCATGGCACTGCTCGAGACCGCCCTGGAGAAGGACCCGGGCAACAACGACGCCCACTACCTCCTCGGCCTCATACATTACTACCGCGGGAATTTCGATACGATGTTCCAGAACTGGGAAACGGTTACCTTCGATGATCTGGACAAGAAGGACAAGGAACAGTTCAGAAACACGCTGGGCTCCATGATCCGCACGAACTATCAGACCGGCCAGCAAAGCTTTGAGAAAGAGGAGTACGCGGACGCCGCCCAATTCTATGGCCGCTCCGTCAATGCGACCTCGATGCTCCAGGATATACTGCGCTCCATTGGCAAGAAGAAAGAGGCCGAGGAGGCGGACGGATTGGAACCCGCCAAACAGCAGAGGTACCTTTACTGGGGCTACGCCGCCTTGAACTCGAAAGATTATGAAGGTTCCAGGATGGCCCTCGAGAAGCTTACCGAAGCGGATCCGAACAAATTCGAAGCCTGGGACGGCCTGATCAACGTGTACTACAACACCCAGGTCTGGGACAAGGTGGTCATTGCCTGCGACAGGATCATCGAACTGTCGGAAGCGGTCGATCTCAACACCTACCTAATCAAGCGCGACGCCTATTTCAATGTCGCCGACACGGCCAACGTGATCACCACGTATGAGCAGGCGATGGAAGCGTTTCCGGAAGAAAAGTCTCTGTATCGGGAACTCGGTTCTATCCATTCCTCCAAGAATAACCTGGAAAAGGCGATCGAAGTTTTGGAGAAGGGAACCGCCGCTATTCCCGAGGATCAGGATCTGCTGCGGTACCTGGGGACCAACTACTACAACAAGGGATTGTCCGACCGGGATGGCGGAAACGTGGAAGCGTCCTCGGCGGCGTTCAATGGCGCTATCGAGAGCATGAACAAGCTGCTGGTGTTGGAGCCGAAGAGTATCGAAGCACACGATATTCTCGGCGATTCCTACGCCGGACTGGCCAGTATTGAAACGGACGAGGCCAGGAAGATGGAGCTGTTTACCAAGGGCGAAGAACACCAGAAGACGAAGATGGATCTGATCACCTCGGGAGAAGGCATGTAG
- a CDS encoding dihydroorotase, translating to MRPDRTDTIGGAAGVAGLAVVRNGRIVDPASGCDEQADLWMRDGRIVDRPADDEAKGAAVIDADGLFVLPGLVDLHAHLCEPGFEYRETLESGALAAAAGGVTAVACMPDTDPVIDDAPMVEFVRERAAGAAAKIHPIAAVTAGRAGERLTEAGELAEAGAVALSDAGRSIRNPAILRRALEYSRMFDLPILVHCEDPSLSAGGHMHEGSHATRLGLKGIPSIAEETVVARDLMLAEWTGGRIHVTHASTAVTVDLIRSAKQRGVRVTADASPHHLVLTDDSLSTYAYDTHLKVNPPLRSKADVEALRYGLADGTIDAVASGHTPRSVDEKYTEFQEALPGATGLETMLAVVFTELVRPGLLTLGEAVKALSASPAGILGVEGGSLASGGPADLLLFDPDGTWTVDPASFRSRSSNSPFTGRTLEGCITMTIVGDRVSYRRDAPESP from the coding sequence ATGCGGCCTGACCGAACGGATACCATCGGCGGCGCAGCCGGAGTCGCCGGGCTTGCGGTGGTCCGCAACGGACGCATCGTCGACCCCGCTTCCGGCTGCGACGAGCAGGCTGACCTCTGGATGCGCGACGGCAGGATCGTCGACCGGCCGGCGGACGACGAGGCGAAAGGCGCCGCGGTCATCGATGCGGACGGCCTGTTCGTCCTTCCGGGCCTGGTCGATCTACACGCCCATCTCTGCGAACCCGGATTCGAGTACCGGGAGACCCTGGAAAGCGGCGCGCTCGCCGCAGCAGCAGGCGGTGTCACCGCCGTGGCGTGCATGCCGGACACCGACCCGGTCATCGACGACGCACCCATGGTGGAATTTGTGCGGGAAAGGGCGGCCGGCGCAGCGGCGAAGATCCATCCCATCGCCGCGGTCACCGCGGGACGGGCGGGAGAACGCCTGACCGAAGCCGGCGAACTGGCCGAGGCCGGCGCCGTGGCGCTGTCCGATGCCGGCCGGTCCATCCGGAATCCGGCCATCCTGCGCCGGGCTCTCGAATACAGCCGGATGTTCGACCTGCCCATCCTCGTGCACTGCGAAGACCCGTCGCTCTCTGCCGGCGGGCACATGCACGAGGGAAGCCACGCCACCCGGCTGGGCCTTAAGGGCATACCCTCCATCGCGGAGGAAACCGTCGTCGCCCGGGACCTCATGCTGGCCGAATGGACGGGCGGGCGGATCCACGTCACCCACGCCAGTACGGCCGTGACGGTGGATCTCATTCGTTCGGCGAAGCAGCGGGGCGTACGGGTGACCGCCGATGCCAGTCCCCATCACCTGGTGTTGACCGACGACTCCCTTTCAACCTACGCCTACGATACCCATCTTAAAGTGAATCCGCCTCTGCGGAGCAAAGCGGACGTGGAGGCACTTCGCTATGGGCTGGCGGACGGAACGATCGACGCCGTCGCTTCGGGCCACACGCCGCGGTCCGTGGACGAGAAGTACACGGAGTTTCAGGAAGCGCTGCCCGGCGCCACGGGTCTCGAAACCATGCTGGCCGTCGTGTTTACGGAGCTGGTCAGACCGGGCCTGCTGACCCTGGGCGAAGCGGTAAAGGCCCTGTCCGCATCCCCCGCGGGGATACTCGGCGTCGAAGGAGGCAGCCTGGCGTCCGGCGGTCCCGCCGACCTCCTGCTCTTCGATCCGGATGGAACCTGGACCGTGGATCCCGCGTCCTTCAGATCAAGATCCTCAAACTCGCCTTTCACCGGCCGCACGCTGGAAGGGTGCATAACCATGACCATCGTCGGCGACCGGGTAAGTTACCGGCGCGACGCGCCTGAATCACCTTGA
- a CDS encoding aspartate carbamoyltransferase catalytic subunit produces the protein MAKNRLRALRHRHLIGLEDYSREEIGLILDTADSFKEVIRRPIRKVPALRGKNVVNLFFESSTRTRLSFELAEKQLSADTLNFASTGSSVSKGESLSDTARNIEAMQVDCVVVRHGGAGAPLFLSQCLSSAVVINAGDGAHEHPTQGLLDLLTMRDALGRLEGLKVALIGDIAHSRVARSNIWGLRKMGADVVVCGPPTLIPVDIEEMGVEVCYHLEDALRGADVVYALRIQLERQQEAFFPSQREYTRLFGIDPERLDLAKPEAIVMHPGPINRGVELDSRVADSGRSVILDQVTNGVAVRMAVLYLLNGGGERDAA, from the coding sequence ATGGCGAAGAACCGGCTCCGCGCGCTGCGTCACCGACACCTGATCGGCCTCGAGGACTACTCCCGCGAGGAGATCGGACTGATCCTGGATACGGCGGATTCCTTCAAGGAAGTGATCCGGCGGCCCATCCGCAAGGTCCCTGCCCTCCGTGGGAAGAACGTCGTAAACCTCTTCTTCGAATCGAGCACCCGCACGCGGCTGTCCTTCGAACTCGCAGAGAAGCAGCTTTCCGCAGATACGCTTAACTTCGCGTCCACCGGGAGCAGCGTGTCCAAGGGAGAATCCCTGAGCGACACGGCGCGGAACATCGAAGCCATGCAGGTGGACTGCGTGGTGGTCCGCCATGGCGGCGCCGGCGCGCCCCTCTTCCTGTCGCAGTGCCTGTCGAGCGCGGTCGTCATCAACGCGGGCGACGGCGCACACGAACATCCCACGCAGGGCCTGCTGGACCTCCTGACCATGCGGGACGCACTGGGCCGGCTGGAAGGACTGAAGGTGGCGCTCATCGGAGACATCGCCCACAGCCGGGTGGCGCGCTCCAATATCTGGGGACTCCGGAAAATGGGCGCCGACGTGGTCGTATGCGGGCCGCCCACGCTGATTCCCGTCGACATCGAGGAGATGGGCGTGGAGGTATGCTACCACCTGGAGGACGCCCTTCGCGGCGCCGACGTAGTCTACGCCCTGCGGATACAGCTTGAACGGCAACAGGAAGCCTTCTTCCCGTCCCAGCGCGAGTACACGCGGCTCTTCGGCATCGATCCCGAACGGCTGGATCTCGCCAAGCCCGAAGCCATCGTCATGCATCCCGGCCCCATCAACCGCGGCGTGGAACTCGACAGCCGCGTGGCGGACAGTGGGAGATCGGTCATCCTGGACCAGGTGACCAACGGCGTCGCGGTGCGCATGGCGGTCCTCTATCTCCTCAACGGCGGAGGTGAGCGCGATGCGGCCTGA
- the pyrR gene encoding bifunctional pyr operon transcriptional regulator/uracil phosphoribosyltransferase PyrR, translated as MSEQILDREGIARALSRIARQILERNQDASGIAIVGIQRRGDWLARRLAEAIREAEDTAVPVGVLDINLYRDDLQVRADYPVVRTTDIPFDIEGRTVILVDDVLYTGRTIRAALDELKDFGRARRIELAVLIDREGRELPIQADYIGETIEVGPGRTVVVHVHELDRDDNVAVEEVA; from the coding sequence ATGAGCGAGCAGATCCTCGACAGGGAAGGCATCGCCCGGGCGCTGTCCCGCATCGCCCGCCAGATCCTGGAACGCAACCAGGACGCTTCCGGTATCGCCATCGTGGGTATCCAGCGGCGGGGCGACTGGCTGGCGCGGCGGCTGGCCGAAGCCATACGGGAAGCGGAAGACACGGCCGTTCCCGTGGGCGTGCTGGACATCAACCTGTACCGCGACGACCTCCAGGTCCGCGCGGACTACCCCGTCGTCCGCACGACCGACATCCCCTTCGATATCGAGGGGCGCACCGTCATCCTGGTAGACGACGTCCTGTACACGGGACGCACGATCCGCGCGGCGCTGGACGAGCTTAAGGATTTCGGCCGGGCGAGGCGGATCGAGCTCGCCGTCCTGATCGACCGGGAAGGACGGGAACTGCCCATCCAGGCGGATTACATCGGGGAGACCATCGAAGTGGGCCCCGGCCGGACCGTCGTAGTCCACGTCCATGAGCTGGATCGGGACGACAACGTCGCGGTGGAGGAGGTGGCCTGA
- a CDS encoding sugar phosphate isomerase/epimerase, with translation MKFAFCNEMFQDVPLRRIFQTAAEIGYDGVEIAPFTVARSVNEVGPDARKAIRDDAAESGIEITGLHWLLLSPEGLYLNHPDDGIRYCTRLYLCDLIRFCGDIGGRFMVAGSPKQRNVLPDQTYEATWDRTRQAYLECLPTAEECGVTLCLEPLDSAQTNFINTPDEAARMVREIDHPQFRLIIDVRATLCQGLDVAAAIHQHRDITAYIHFNDATGNGPGFGDTDFVPILQALRETGYDGYGSVEVFDYSFGAEHIARKSLETLKAAWSASSTPREGAAGTAQDAADAPREGAAGTAQDVARGPREGAAG, from the coding sequence ATGAAGTTCGCCTTCTGCAACGAGATGTTCCAGGACGTCCCCCTCCGGCGGATCTTCCAGACCGCCGCGGAAATCGGATATGACGGCGTGGAGATCGCGCCTTTCACGGTGGCGCGGTCGGTGAACGAGGTCGGTCCCGACGCCCGGAAGGCGATTCGCGACGACGCGGCGGAATCCGGCATCGAAATCACCGGGCTGCACTGGCTCCTGCTCAGCCCGGAAGGCCTCTACCTAAACCACCCCGACGACGGCATCCGGTACTGCACCCGTCTGTACCTCTGCGACCTGATACGGTTCTGCGGAGACATCGGCGGCCGGTTCATGGTGGCCGGTTCGCCGAAGCAACGCAATGTCTTGCCGGACCAGACCTACGAGGCGACCTGGGACCGGACCCGCCAGGCGTACCTGGAATGCCTGCCCACGGCGGAAGAGTGTGGGGTCACCCTCTGCCTCGAGCCGCTGGACAGCGCCCAGACCAATTTCATCAACACCCCGGACGAAGCCGCGCGGATGGTCCGCGAGATCGACCATCCACAATTCCGCCTGATCATCGACGTCCGGGCGACCCTGTGCCAGGGGCTGGACGTGGCGGCGGCCATTCACCAGCATCGCGACATCACGGCCTACATCCACTTCAACGACGCCACCGGCAACGGACCGGGGTTCGGAGATACCGATTTCGTCCCAATCCTGCAGGCGCTCCGGGAAACCGGCTACGACGGATACGGTTCGGTGGAAGTGTTCGACTATTCGTTCGGCGCGGAGCACATCGCCCGGAAGAGCCTGGAGACGCTGAAGGCGGCCTGGTCGGCGTCGAGCACGCCGCGCGAGGGGGCGGCCGGAACGGCACAGGACGCGGCGGACGCCCCGCGCGAGGGGGCGGCCGGAACGGCACAGGACGTGGCAAGAGGCCCGCGCGAGGGGGCGGCCGGATGA
- a CDS encoding M28 family peptidase, whose amino-acid sequence MWSKVKTGIGITIAVLMLSSVTIFHPEDITENILMKLISLPEPQEVQPFLGHDRDLEEALESVSTESVENTVRTLSSYLSRVVGYAGADSAYQYVRTQFEEIGLENIRTETFPVTVPIDKGSKLTVLETGEEIPLHALWPNHVRTPTTPGEGLSGPIVYGGKGEFGDFNGYEMQGSVVLMDFDSQDRFINARMLGASAIIFFDNGRVTRSEAELKFMGLPLNVPRYWVDEAHVPGLLALAESGTNQVNVQARMDWEVVEGKNIFGWIPGLDEEMPNARDETRTKWKDYTIVISSFYDAMSVVPGVAPGAESATGVAALLEVARAVKSYNPKYSVVILATSAHFIGLEGAHNWLYRHGRASGYFMSRIPEADQIDFDMFFGIDLSSHDSRVGAFAFGTFDNGAWATNHYIKNIFAPYSRKFASYIQEAFGAGADSARYVNAIVPPQRTWKDFMPVKLGLDSEAVTYMGKKGMSFVTPNGTRGLVDTPHDRFESVNIANITEQARSLAVMLARATTDGELFEETKLKIQDTAHDMAGTVYEFDRDVNFFVPKKPIPGALVTYYKGLTNTGVRGILITKADSLGRFEFRPLKQQKGPIKLRTYALDEDGEIVYAPDLGQEGDKTFPLDAASGANENTTLQIVFRAQALDVYEIIDSRYLTALDQLTVLAQNDAEPQWYGHSYIEKQSGTEGRTVPAAVVFAKPGQHVKLLMSTSLFGVKYLLTNAPDTFLKDPVEPQEVTLEMLEEAQGQGYPVDMGLIVNPSYQGTRDMWVVDDVRLKQLARFGVENQRIEQLHEQARVTLLEAEEHLANREYDAFISKSREAWGLEARGYPEVKSTADDTVKGVIFYFILLIPFSFFMERLVFGFPTINKRIFGFAAFFIAVFLVLQQVHPAFKLSTSPYVIFLAFVIFALGTTVLIIVLSKFNQEVQKIKRAQTGMHEADIGRLSATAVALSLGVSNLRKRKIRTALTAATITLLTFTVLSFTSITTSLRYYKLERYNEPTYEGTLVRDRNWKGLQPSVYDYLKSTFEDKATLIPRAWYMSQVKGEKGFFSFSSPQSSHESYVNSILGLTPDEPRATRLDEYLLGGRWFEPGERDAAILPDDVAAVVGIRPEDAGSAYIDMFGMKLQVVGVIDSRRFNQLKDLDDEKLTPVDLVQEKGKIAQRIGEDPRLQAESPPEAFIHLESNNVMILPFETVMDLDGKMYSVAITDFLDESGQLNPDFDRDIEDFLSRVAMTMFVGKDGTVNVYSSIGSTSIGGLGNFLIPILVAAMIVLNTMMGAVHERFREIGVYSSVGLAPSHIAALFLAESSVFATVGAVLGYLGGQTITLVLANYDILAGLSLNYSSLSAVWSVVVVMATVFLSTAYPAKKAADMAVPDVGREWKFPEPDGDDWSFDFPFTIGSVEVLGMYAYLTRVFESYEEGSLGAFVTENVQLTAVEGATDQPMYHISMMTWLAPYDLGISQKVSLSAAPAENERDLYAVWVDIHRESGDVASWQRINRRFLSVLRKRFLVWRTLPQDLKNEYAATGREMTERMEEAGQPV is encoded by the coding sequence ATGTGGTCGAAGGTAAAAACGGGCATAGGCATCACCATCGCGGTGCTGATGCTGTCCTCGGTCACCATCTTCCATCCCGAGGATATCACCGAAAACATCCTGATGAAGCTGATCTCCCTGCCGGAACCTCAGGAAGTTCAGCCTTTCCTGGGCCACGACCGCGACCTCGAGGAGGCCCTGGAGTCGGTCAGCACGGAATCGGTCGAAAACACGGTGCGTACCCTTTCCTCCTATCTCTCCCGGGTGGTGGGTTACGCCGGCGCCGATTCGGCCTACCAGTACGTCAGGACCCAGTTCGAAGAAATCGGACTGGAAAACATCCGGACCGAGACGTTCCCGGTCACGGTGCCCATCGACAAGGGTTCGAAGCTGACGGTGCTGGAGACGGGTGAGGAGATCCCTCTCCATGCCCTCTGGCCCAATCACGTGCGGACGCCCACCACACCCGGCGAGGGCCTTTCCGGTCCGATCGTCTATGGCGGCAAGGGGGAATTCGGCGACTTCAACGGGTATGAGATGCAGGGCAGCGTCGTGCTCATGGACTTCGATTCACAGGACCGCTTCATCAATGCCCGGATGCTCGGCGCCAGCGCTATCATCTTCTTCGACAACGGGCGGGTGACCCGGAGCGAGGCGGAGCTCAAGTTCATGGGGCTTCCGCTCAACGTGCCCCGTTACTGGGTCGATGAGGCGCACGTGCCCGGCCTGCTGGCCCTGGCCGAATCGGGTACCAACCAGGTGAACGTCCAGGCTCGCATGGACTGGGAGGTAGTGGAAGGGAAGAACATCTTCGGGTGGATTCCCGGTCTCGACGAGGAAATGCCGAACGCCAGGGACGAGACCCGAACGAAATGGAAAGACTACACGATCGTCATCTCGTCCTTCTACGACGCCATGTCGGTGGTCCCGGGCGTCGCGCCCGGTGCCGAAAGCGCCACGGGTGTCGCCGCGCTGCTCGAGGTCGCCCGGGCGGTCAAAAGCTACAACCCGAAGTACTCCGTGGTCATCCTGGCCACTTCCGCCCACTTCATAGGCCTGGAAGGCGCGCACAACTGGCTGTACCGGCACGGCCGGGCGAGCGGTTACTTCATGTCGAGGATCCCCGAGGCGGACCAGATCGATTTCGACATGTTCTTCGGCATCGATCTTTCCAGCCACGACTCCCGCGTCGGAGCGTTTGCCTTCGGCACCTTCGACAACGGCGCCTGGGCGACCAATCACTACATAAAGAACATCTTCGCCCCCTATTCGCGGAAATTCGCGAGCTATATCCAGGAAGCCTTCGGCGCCGGCGCCGATTCGGCCCGGTACGTCAACGCCATCGTGCCGCCGCAGCGGACCTGGAAGGACTTCATGCCCGTCAAGCTCGGCCTGGACAGCGAAGCCGTCACCTACATGGGCAAGAAGGGCATGTCCTTCGTCACGCCGAACGGGACGCGGGGCCTGGTGGATACGCCCCACGACCGCTTCGAATCGGTCAATATCGCCAATATCACCGAGCAGGCACGGTCGCTCGCGGTCATGCTCGCCCGGGCAACCACCGACGGCGAACTCTTCGAAGAGACCAAGCTCAAGATCCAGGATACGGCCCACGACATGGCGGGCACGGTCTACGAGTTCGACCGGGACGTCAACTTCTTCGTGCCCAAGAAGCCCATCCCCGGCGCGCTGGTCACCTATTACAAGGGACTGACCAATACGGGCGTGCGCGGTATCCTCATCACCAAGGCCGATTCCCTGGGACGCTTCGAATTCCGTCCGCTGAAGCAGCAGAAGGGTCCGATCAAGCTGCGGACGTACGCACTGGACGAGGACGGCGAGATCGTCTACGCGCCCGACCTGGGCCAGGAAGGCGACAAGACCTTCCCCCTGGACGCGGCCAGCGGCGCGAATGAAAACACCACCCTGCAGATCGTGTTCCGTGCCCAGGCCCTGGACGTGTACGAGATCATCGACTCCCGTTACCTCACGGCGCTGGACCAGTTGACCGTCCTGGCGCAGAACGATGCCGAACCTCAGTGGTACGGCCACAGCTACATTGAAAAGCAAAGCGGCACGGAGGGTCGCACTGTGCCCGCGGCCGTCGTCTTCGCCAAGCCGGGTCAGCACGTCAAGCTGCTCATGAGCACCAGCCTCTTCGGCGTCAAGTACCTGCTGACCAACGCGCCCGATACCTTCCTGAAGGACCCCGTCGAACCTCAGGAAGTGACCCTGGAAATGCTGGAAGAGGCCCAGGGCCAGGGTTACCCGGTCGATATGGGCCTTATCGTGAACCCGTCCTACCAGGGCACGCGGGACATGTGGGTCGTGGATGACGTAAGGCTAAAGCAACTCGCGCGCTTCGGCGTGGAGAACCAGCGCATCGAGCAGCTGCACGAACAGGCGCGCGTCACCCTCCTGGAGGCGGAGGAGCACCTGGCGAACCGGGAATACGACGCCTTCATCTCGAAATCGCGGGAAGCGTGGGGGCTCGAAGCGCGTGGCTACCCGGAAGTCAAGTCCACGGCGGACGACACGGTCAAAGGCGTGATCTTCTATTTCATCCTGCTCATCCCCTTTTCCTTCTTCATGGAGCGCCTGGTCTTCGGTTTTCCGACGATCAACAAGCGGATCTTCGGGTTCGCCGCCTTTTTCATCGCGGTCTTCCTCGTGCTGCAGCAGGTGCATCCCGCCTTCAAGCTCAGCACGTCGCCCTACGTGATCTTCCTGGCCTTCGTCATCTTCGCGCTGGGGACGACCGTGCTGATCATCGTCCTGTCCAAGTTCAACCAGGAAGTCCAGAAGATCAAGCGGGCGCAGACCGGCATGCACGAGGCCGACATCGGCCGGTTGAGCGCAACGGCCGTCGCCCTGTCGCTGGGGGTATCCAACCTGCGCAAGCGGAAGATCCGCACGGCCTTAACGGCGGCGACCATTACGCTTTTGACCTTCACCGTGCTGTCCTTCACGTCCATCACCACGTCCTTAAGGTACTACAAGCTGGAGCGGTACAACGAACCGACCTACGAGGGGACGCTGGTCCGGGACCGCAACTGGAAGGGACTGCAGCCCTCCGTCTACGACTATCTCAAGAGCACGTTCGAAGACAAGGCCACGCTGATCCCGCGGGCCTGGTACATGTCCCAGGTCAAGGGCGAAAAGGGGTTCTTCTCCTTCTCGTCGCCCCAGTCGTCCCATGAAAGTTACGTGAACAGCATACTGGGCCTGACCCCGGACGAGCCGAGGGCGACCCGCCTCGACGAATACCTCCTCGGCGGCAGGTGGTTCGAGCCCGGGGAACGGGACGCGGCCATCCTGCCCGACGACGTGGCCGCGGTGGTGGGCATCAGACCGGAGGACGCCGGTTCCGCCTACATCGACATGTTCGGCATGAAGCTGCAGGTCGTCGGCGTGATCGATTCCCGGCGGTTCAACCAGCTCAAGGACCTGGACGACGAGAAGCTCACGCCGGTCGACCTGGTCCAGGAAAAGGGCAAGATCGCGCAGCGTATCGGCGAGGACCCCCGGCTGCAGGCCGAGTCGCCGCCGGAGGCCTTCATCCATCTCGAATCCAACAACGTCATGATCCTGCCGTTCGAGACCGTCATGGATCTCGACGGCAAGATGTATTCGGTCGCCATCACGGACTTCCTGGACGAGAGCGGACAGCTGAACCCCGATTTCGACCGCGATATCGAGGACTTCCTGTCCCGGGTCGCCATGACCATGTTCGTGGGGAAGGACGGCACCGTCAACGTCTACAGTTCCATCGGTTCCACCTCCATCGGGGGCCTCGGAAACTTCCTCATCCCCATCCTCGTCGCCGCCATGATCGTCCTGAACACCATGATGGGCGCGGTCCACGAGCGCTTCCGTGAAATCGGCGTCTACAGTTCGGTAGGCCTGGCGCCGAGTCACATCGCGGCGCTGTTCCTGGCCGAGTCCTCGGTCTTCGCCACGGTGGGCGCCGTGCTGGGCTACCTGGGGGGACAGACCATCACCCTTGTGCTGGCGAACTACGACATCCTCGCCGGCCTGTCGCTGAACTATTCCTCACTGTCGGCCGTCTGGTCGGTGGTCGTGGTCATGGCCACGGTGTTCCTGTCCACAGCCTATCCGGCCAAGAAGGCGGCGGACATGGCCGTGCCCGACGTGGGCCGGGAGTGGAAGTTCCCCGAGCCCGACGGGGACGACTGGAGCTTCGACTTCCCCTTCACCATCGGCAGCGTCGAGGTGCTGGGCATGTACGCCTATCTCACGCGGGTCTTCGAATCCTACGAGGAGGGTTCCCTGGGCGCCTTCGTTACGGAGAACGTCCAGCTGACGGCCGTGGAAGGCGCAACGGACCAGCCCATGTACCATATCTCGATGATGACCTGGCTCGCCCCCTACGACCTGGGCATCAGCCAGAAGGTCTCGCTCAGCGCCGCGCCGGCGGAGAATGAAAGAGATCTCTACGCCGTATGGGTGGACATCCACCGCGAGAGCGGCGACGTGGCGTCCTGGCAGCGCATCAACCGGCGCTTCCTGAGCGTGCTGCGCAAGCGCTTCCTGGTCTGGCGCACCCTCCCGCAGGATCTCAAGAACGAATACGCCGCGACCGGCCGGGAAATGACGGAAAGGATGGAAGAGGCGGGACAACCCGTATGA